From the genome of Metallibacterium scheffleri:
AGGCCGCGTATTCGCCTGTTTCAGCACCCGAATCGAATACTCCAAGCGCCAAACCTGCTCAATCGCAAAATACCGAGCGACCACCCTCGCAGCATAATGCCGCCGACATGCCGCGCGCTGTCATGAGAATAAAAAAGCCCCGGATGCTTGCACCCGGGGCTTGATCAATAGCGACGGAGTTCAGTCAGCGTCGGCAGCGAGTTGCGGGCGATCGACGAGTTCGACGTAAGCCATCGGCGCATTGTCGCCATCGCGGAATCCGCACTTGAGGATACGCAGATAGCCACCTGGCCGCATGTTGTAACGCGGGCCAAGCTCGACAAACAGCTTGCCCACAGCCTGCTTGTCGCGCAGCCGCGCAAACGCGAGACGACGATTGGCAACGCCATCGATCTTGGCCATGGTGATCAGCGGCTCGGCGACGCGCCGCAATTCTTTGGCCTTGGGCAGCGTGGTGCGGATCAGCTCGTGCTTGATCAGCGAAGCGGCCATGTTGCGAAACATCGCTTCGCGATGACTGCTGGTGCGGTTGAGCTTGCGGCCGGATTTAAGGTGGCGCATGGATTTGATTCCTCAGACGGGCCGCTCAGCCCAGTTGCATGCCGTGGGAATGACCCGGCGGCGGCCAATTTTCCAGTTTCATGCCGAGCGCGAGTCCACGCGCACCCAGCACGTCCTTGATTTCAGTCAGCGACTTTTTGCCTAGATTCGGTGTCTTCAGCAGCTCGACCTCGGTCTTCATC
Proteins encoded in this window:
- the rplQ gene encoding 50S ribosomal protein L17, yielding MRHLKSGRKLNRTSSHREAMFRNMAASLIKHELIRTTLPKAKELRRVAEPLITMAKIDGVANRRLAFARLRDKQAVGKLFVELGPRYNMRPGGYLRILKCGFRDGDNAPMAYVELVDRPQLAADAD